ATCGGCACACTGTTATCAGCTTTATCAGTTGATATTAACCCAATTCCTATTAAAGCTCTAACAAGTTATTTAGGATTTGGAAATTATGAATTACGTCTACCATTGGTTAGCCTAGAAGATACAGATACTAAAGTGCTTCGTGAAACATATGACACATTTAAAGCGGGTGAAAATGAGTGAAAATATTACTAATTGGCTATGGCGCAATGAATCAACGCGTTGCTAGATTAGCAGAAGAAAAAGGACATGAAATCGTTGGGGTCATTGAAAATACACCGAAAGCAACAACGCCATATCAACAATATCAACATATTGCAGATGTTAAAGGTGCCGATGTTGCAATAGATTTTTCAAATCCAAATCTGCTTTTCCCTTTATTAGATGAAGATTTTCATTTGCCATTAGTTGTGGCAACAACTGGCGAGAAAGAAAAACTACTTAATAAGTTAGATGAATTGAGTCAAAATATGCCTGTGTTTTTCAGCGCGAACATGAGTTATGGCGTTCATGCATTGACTAAAATTTTAGCAGCTGCTGTTCCCCTACTTGATGATTTCGACATCGAATTGACTGAGGCACATCATAATAAAAAAGTAGATGCACCAAGTGGTACGTTAGAAAAATTG
The genomic region above belongs to Staphylococcus aureus and contains:
- the dapB gene encoding 4-hydroxy-tetrahydrodipicolinate reductase; its protein translation is MKILLIGYGAMNQRVARLAEEKGHEIVGVIENTPKATTPYQQYQHIADVKGADVAIDFSNPNLLFPLLDEDFHLPLVVATTGEKEKLLNKLDELSQNMPVFFSANMSYGVHALTKILAAAVPLLDDFDIELTEAHHNKKVDAPSGTLEKLYDVIVSLKENVTPVYDRHELNEKRQPQDIGIHSIRGGTIVGEHEVLFAGTDETIQITHRAQSKDIFANGAIQAAERLVNKPNGFYTFDNL